DNA sequence from the Neomonachus schauinslandi chromosome 16, ASM220157v2, whole genome shotgun sequence genome:
TGACCCCCAATCCCCACCCCTCCCGGAAAAATGCCATAATTTATGCAGAAAAGACACAGTCCAAGGCAGCTGGTGGCCTCAGCCCATCTTTTTCCAGATGGTGAGTGATGCAGTGAGCACTCCAGCCACGAAGATGGTCACTGTCTGCCACGTGGGTGTCCCAAAGTATGAGAGCAGGCCGTCCTGTGGACAGGGACATCAGTCACTTCAGCAGCTGGGCCAAGGGGCAGCCCTTGGGCCAGCACAGGAGGAAATCAGGGAGGTGGTCATAGGGCATGAGTGGGGGCAAGAGCCTAAGATGAATGGATATCAAACAGCTGGCGTCAAAGGGTTATCAAAAAACTTGAGGGACTccagaggaaatggaggcaccaGGAAGGACAGAAGGTACTAGTTAGGTCAGAGGTCACTGAGAGGTCAGAGGTCACCAGCAGGTCAGAGGTCACCAGCAGCTCAGAGGATAGCAGACAAATTAGGAGTTGATCAGACATGTGAGGAAATGCATTACAGACCCCATTTGATGATCCAGAGTCAGAGAGGGCAACACTGGTGGGCTCGGGAAGACCCAGGGGTCTCGGAGGAGTCGGGGAGGGGTTAGGGGCCTCACCCAACCACCCTGGTCCTGGATCCAGCCCAGCAGCCGCTCTCGAAGGAAGTCCAGTGTCCAGCCCATAATGGTCTTGATCAGCTCGGGCACCTTGGTACACAGGGCCTGCAGGGAGTAGGGTGGGCCTTAGGGACTGAGCCTTGTCCCCCACTGTCTGGGGACAGTGGCCCCAAGCCTCCTTTCTCaactctgcctcccctcctgccccactgCAGTCTCCTTCCACTCATACTCCGAATGAGCTTCATAAATTATAAACTGGATCTTGTCGCGGTCAACTGCCCTGCTCACATACTTTCCATGGCTCCCCAGGTGGTAAAGACCAAAAGGCGTATCTTAGCCCACAAGGCCCTGTATGAAGGCTCTGACTTGGTCGCATTCCAATTTTCCACTTCTTTTCTGTGTCTCATTTACCTTCTTCCATATCTTCATTCCCAGCAACTCttccctgcctcaggacctttgtacaTGCTGATTCTTCTACCTAAACATGCTTCAACCAAGCAAATTTTTACTCCTCCCTCAAAGCTCTCATGTCAGGTCTAATGTCAATTTCTCCAGAGAGGGCTTTTCTGACCTTCAGACTAGATAGGACCAGACATACCTCCATGCCCATGACTCTCCAACTCCCTGAACTTCCCCTTCCCACCCTTTATTTATCTGGCTGCTTTCCTCCCTATTGTCCCCAGCACCTTACACAGCCCCACCATCACTCTGACTGTTGTCCCCCTCACCTCCAATATTCAAGCCCCATCAGCTCAATCTGGCAAAGACATTAAGCAATCTActcccgggggcgcctgggtggctcagtcagttaagcggctgccttcggctcaggtcatgatcccagggtcctgggatagagccccgcatcgggctccctgctccacaggaagcctgcttctccctctcccactccccctgcttgtgttccctctctcgctgtgtctctctctgtcaaataaataaaatcttaaaaaaataataataataataaagaaatctaCTCCCTGCCTCCACTGCTACCAACAGAGGCCAGGTCAGTCATCATTCACCAGAACTACTATAGGTGCCTCCTCCCAGCTTCCCAGCTTTTGCCCCGTATCTTTTTTCCTACGCACAATGGCCCCCCAAAATTGTTAGGCTTCCGTTCCCctgatattttaaagttaaaaggaTTTCATAATGAACAGCCATATGCTTACAGCCTAGATCATACAATTAACATTTTGCTTCCTAGAACAATCctttaaatttataaatcaggTCACCTCACTCCTGTTTAAAACCAGCCAGTCACTCCCCTCTCATTCATGGCAAAGTTAACATCTTTAACATCGATTGTGGGGGGCCCTCACAAGACCCCTTGCAATCTGCCCTCAGCGCATCAGCCTTGGTCCTGCCTCatggcctttgcacttgctgtggCCACCACCAGATGCCTTTCCCCCTGATCTTCATAGATCACTGCAACGTCGGCTTTAATGTCACTCGCTCTTAGAAGTCGTTCCGACCGCTTTGCATTACATCATCCTAGTTTACTTCTCTCAGCACCCATTGGACAATGTGAGCTCCAAGAGAGCAGGGCTCCAGCCTGCTGTTTGGTGCTGCATCTCGGGTGTCGAGTACAGgtcaggcacatagtaggcccaATAAATGCcgcatgaataaatgaaggagcAAACAACCAGCCCATAGCTCTCTCCATTCCCTTGGGTGAGTGGGCTGCCACAGGGGTTGACCTCACAACCCCTAGGTCCTCGTAGGTCTGAATGGCACTTCCCTGGGCTCACTGCCCTGCAGCCGCCCACCTTGAGCACCAGTTTGCTGGCAAAGTAGAAGAGGGCAACAACCCGGCCCCAGTTGAAGTTGCCATCAGAAAACATGTCAGCTGCCACTCGGAAAAAGACCTCACGGGGGGAGTCTGTGTCCACGGCTGCGATCATCctgcaggaaaagaggaaagccAGTGCTGGGGAGGAAAGATCAGGCAAAATGTGGAGACCCTGGCATCTACCTCATACcaaagacaaggaaactgaggccccccAAGCCAGGCTGACGTGAAAGAGAAAGGGCCAACATGGGGGAAAGGGACAAGATGGACACTTAGGAATGTGGGGAAAATGACTCCCTCAGGGAGGGTTTCGATATTCTAAAAGAAGGAAGGGCTGAGAGTCCAGAGTGCTGAGCAGAGTGGGGGCTGGACGGGCTGGACCCAtgggctgagggagaaggggaCCAGTGGCTGGACTCCTGGGGCTCAGGGGCCACACCTCTGTAATTCCATGTTACTGTCCAGTTCATCTCCGATGCGCTTGAGACACTCGCTGAGCTTCTTGGTGGATGCATCCTGGGGCACCTGCTCCAGGGCCAGCTCGGGTGTCTCTCCCCCCATTCGCCCTGCTCGATCTTGGATGAAACTAGAGTGGGAATGGAGTGTAGGGGGTGCAGAATCAGAATGGGGCATCACTCCTCAAATCCGCTTGGCAATAATCACACCTCAAACTCACCCCTGAAGCAAAAGGGCCCCTGTCTTCATGATCTGCTCAGAGCTGGTGGGCCctagaggagaaaggagggaagaggtgCCTGGACTCTTGGGTTCTAGGGGATCCAGGGAACCAGGGTGGCTCATGATCTCTGAGGGAGGACAACACTAGGGGGTCCTGCATTTCTGGGTTCCTGGTAGATACAGTGGCTAGGGGCCCAGACAACTGAGTCCCTAATGGAGAAAAAGGCAGGGAGCCTAGGCCTCTAACCTACGTTCTTCCGGCGGAGGCGGCTTAGGGAACACTTCACACATCCAGACCCCTGGCCTGAGGGGACAGATGAGAGACCCGCCCCTCCCACCAGGAAGTGGTGCCGGCGACAAGCCCGGGCCTGCCCCGGGGGCTTGGATTCTGGGGTCTCCAGCTTCTCGGCGGTCCGAGAGCACCAGACAGGAAGGAATCGGGGCACGGAGGCCAGAGAGCCGGGAACccccggggagggagggggctggaagcTGGCAGCGCCCGATCCGGGAGTTTCTACCCCGGAGTGCTTGGAGATCGCACGGCCCCAGACCGGCAGGAGGGATCGTGGGGCCGGCCGGCGAGGGGCTCGCCCTCCTCCCGCCCGTCTGCCTCCCGCCTCACCCCCGCCTCTGGGTTGCTCCCCGGACCCGTCCATCACCGCCGCTCCCGCCGCCGCCTCTCGCCGGGTCCGCCCGGGCGGCCGCAGCACGCCCCTGGTCACGTGACCGCCCACTGAGCGTGCGTCCTCTCACGTGACCGCCCCGCAAAATGGCGACCGCTTGCTGTCGCCCCGCAGGGCCGTGAGGTCACGTGACCGCACCGGCCTCTCCTACTGGGGGGAACTCAGCCCCTATCACGTGACCGTCCGAGTCGTACTTCCCTATAGGAACCGGTCGTGGCGCCCTTCTACCGGCCACCCGTTCCATGGCTGctctaactttcttttctttttttttttaagattttatttatttatttgagacagagagaatgagagagagagcgcacatgagaggggggagggtcagaggcagaagcaggctccctgccgagcagggagcccgatgcgggactcgagccagggactccaggatcatgacctgagccgaaggcagtcgcttaaccaactgagccacccaggcgccctggcagcTCTAacgttcattcattcgttcgtgcGGCATTTTCGGAAGTTTCAGGTAGGATTTGAGCCCTCCCCAGGGCAGAAGGAACATCGGAGGCCAAAATTATCATTCACTGAGGCAGGACGTTTCAGATGATTAAAGTCTGTGAGTTGTTTTTGTGGAAATAGAAGgaatataaagttcaaaaagtggcaaaactaatctatgctgATAGATTGGCAGGGTATGAAAGGGGAAGGACCCCGAGACAGGcacctgtgtgtggggggggggttgaaaTGAGCTGTATCTTGATCTAGGTGATGATTATTTGGGTATACACCTGTTGAAAAATTCATGCAACTGTACATAGGAAATGCGCACTTTACTGCATGGAAATTATTATatctctgttttaaaaagaagaagaagaaaaaactcaGATTAGAAAATAGGCTGGGGTCAGATAATGAAGGGTGGGGCATATAAGAGAAGGGATCTAGGTCCCAAGGGTCCTCCCCCGGGAGCCATAGCAATAGAAGATCATAGAAGTCTTAATACATCAGCCTAACACCACGAGGAACATAGTCTGACAAAGTCAAGTTTATTGACCCATTGTGATGATGGAGACCACACAAGAGAGAAACCATGGAGCATTTTGACAAACAAAGGAAAAGGTAGAGTTATTATAGGATTTGCAGGAAAGATAGAATTTAGGTGACAACTAAATGATAGGCTCAAAGCAAGTCAGGGTCAACATCAGGTGCAGACTGTGAAGAGGAACCAAGGTCTTGTACCCTTGGAAACTACAAGGTGAATCTAGATGTGGAGTATTGGGTCCAGAAAGCCTTTATGTGAAGCTCTGCACCTAGATTGGAAATTGAAGCTGCTACTCTGTTTCAAATGATTACAGGCAAGAGTGGGATGTTTCacgtaagaattaaaaaaaaaaaaaaaaaaaagagtgggatgTTTCATTTTTACTGATAGATTTTTCAACACTTTAGGATTTTAGGGAACAAAGTTTCTCTGTGAGAAAGAAAGCATGTCCTTGGGGGAAATAGTGTGTCTTATTAACTTTGAAGCTAACTTTATCTGTGCCTGTTATTCCAGCCCAATGAATTAGCCCTTCCTTTGCCTTAattacagagaagagaagaaagggctTTTAATGCAGCTACAGACCTCTAAACAGTACAGCCGTTGAGTAATGGGGAGAAAACTTCTTAGCTAGTTCTGAAGTCAAAACTGTTTATAATAACAAAGATGCTACATTGGAACTGTGAAGCCcacctccaagatggcccccaacGATTTTAGTCTCCAGGTATTCATGCCCCTGTGTCGTCCCCTCCCACACCGAAGAGGGCTGAGCAGTGTCATCAATAGGATATAGTGGAAATAAATGACAGAGTGTGACTTCCAAAGTTAGGTCATGAAAGTTACTGCAGCTTCTGTTTtgctctctcttggatcactcGCTTTAGAGGAAGCCAGCCGCCATGTTGTAAGGACACTCAAGCAGTCATCGTCCAGAGAAACACACGTGGTGAAGAACCAAGTCCATCAGCCTTGTGAGTGAACCACTTTGTAAACACAAGCTCGGGCtctagtcaagccttcagatgacaaCACTCCCTACCAATGTCCTGACTGCAGCCTCacgagagaccctgagccagaagcaCTCTGCTAAGCCACTCATAGATTTCCAACCTTCAGAAATTGTGTGAGataatatttattgttgttttaagctgcgaCATTTGGGAGCAATTCATTTCACAGTGATAG
Encoded proteins:
- the BAX gene encoding apoptosis regulator BAX isoform X4, translated to MDGSGEQPRGGGPTSSEQIMKTGALLLQGFIQDRAGRMGGETPELALEQVPQDASTKKLSECLKRIGDELDSNMELQRMIAAVDTDSPREVFFRVAADMFSDGNFNWGRVVALFYFASKLVLKALCTKVPELIKTIMGWTLDFLRERLLGWIQDQGGWTVTIFVAGVLTASLTIWKKMG
- the BAX gene encoding apoptosis regulator BAX isoform X1, giving the protein MDGSGEQPRGGGPTSSEQIMKTGALLLQGFIQDRAGRMGGETPELALEQVPQDASTKKLSECLKRIGDELDSNMELQRMIAAVDTDSPREVFFRVAADMFSDGNFNWGRVVALFYFASKLVLKVGGCRAVSPGKCHSDLRGPRGCEVNPCGSPLTQGNGESYGLVVCSFIYSCGIYWAYYVPDLYSTPEMQHQTAGWSPALLELTLSNGC
- the BAX gene encoding apoptosis regulator BAX isoform X6, producing the protein MDGSGEQPRGGGPTSSEQIMKTGALLLQGMIAAVDTDSPREVFFRVAADMFSDGNFNWGRVVALFYFASKLVLKALCTKVPELIKTIMGWTLDFLRERLLGWIQDQGGWDGLLSYFGTPTWQTVTIFVAGVLTASLTIWKKMG
- the BAX gene encoding apoptosis regulator BAX isoform X2; translated protein: MDGSGEQPRGGGPTSSEQIMKTGALLLQGFIQDRAGRMGGETPELALEQVPQDASTKKLSECLKRIGDELDSNMELQRMIAAVDTDSPREVFFRVAADMFSDGNFNWGRVVALFYFASKLVLKALCTKVPELIKTIMGWTLDFLRERLLGWIQDQGGWVRPLTPPRLLRDPWVFPSPPVLPSLTLDHQMGSVMHFLTCLINS
- the BAX gene encoding apoptosis regulator BAX isoform X5; its protein translation is MGGETPELALEQVPQDASTKKLSECLKRIGDELDSNMELQRMIAAVDTDSPREVFFRVAADMFSDGNFNWGRVVALFYFASKLVLKALCTKVPELIKTIMGWTLDFLRERLLGWIQDQGGWDGLLSYFGTPTWQTVTIFVAGVLTASLTIWKKMG
- the BAX gene encoding apoptosis regulator BAX isoform X3 encodes the protein MDGSGEQPRGGGPTSSEQIMKTGALLLQGFIQDRAGRMGGETPELALEQVPQDASTKKLSECLKRIGDELDSNMELQRMIAAVDTDSPREVFFRVAADMFSDGNFNWGRVVALFYFASKLVLKALCTKVPELIKTIMGWTLDFLRERLLGWIQDQGGWDGLLSYFGTPTWQTVTIFVAGVLTASLTIWKKMG